Part of the Kineococcus aurantiacus genome, TGGTCAGCTCCGAGACCCTGCACCCGGGGGACGTCGCGCTGGTCGTGAGCCACTCCGGCACCACCCCCGACGTGGTCGCCGCCGCCCGCCGCGCTCGCGAGCGCGGCGCCACCGTCGTGGCCGTGACGAGCGCGGCGGGGGCGGCGCTGGCGACCACCGCCGACCACGTCCTGCTCGCCACCGGGCGCGAGACCGCGTACCGCGCGGGAGCCACGGCCAGCCGCGCGGGAGCCACCCTGGTCCTGGACTCCCTGTACGTGGCCGTGGCCCAGCGGCTCGGGGAGGCGGCCACCGGGACCCTGCGCCGCACGTACCGCGCCGTGGAGGAACCCCGCCCGCGCCGCCGCACCCCCTGACCGGCCGCCGGGGAGGGCAGGGCTCAGGAGCCTCGCCCTCCCCGCGGGAGCGGGCCCGCGCAGGCGGCGACGACCTCGGCGCGCAGGGCCGCCGCAGCCGGTCCGGGCCCCAGGGCCAGGCAGGTGCTGCCCCGTTCGCTCCCCCCGCGCCAGGTGGCGGTGAGCAGCAGGCTCGTCCCGTCCGGCGCAGGAGCCGCCTCGACGTCGGCCGCGCGGGCGCTGAGCGCGGCACCGCCCGCGGGACCCGCCACCGCCAGGTGGAGTTCCCCGCCGTGGACGAACGCGGTGGAGACGGAGGCCGGCACGGGCGGCCGCGCCCGCCACCGGCTGCCGGCGACCCCCGGGGTGCGGGTCTGCACGAAACGGCGTCCCCGCAGTTCCCCCACCTGGTCACCGCGCTGCGCCCACGCGCGCGCCAGGGCCTCGCGCAGGGGCGCGTCGAGCCGGTCCCACCCGACGTCCTCGCTGGTCCGGGTCCCTGTCCCCGTCGTCGTCCCCGGTGTCCGTGCCGGCACGGGCGCACCTCCTCACGGGTCGGGACGCCCGCCCGGCGTGGCGCCGGAGGGGCGTCGTGGTCAGCGGCTCAGACCGCGGCCGTAGTGCACCGACGGGGAGTTCAGCGCGTTCGCGACGTTCGGGAACAGGCCCTGGTGCCACGTCGTGCGGGCGTGCGAGTTGCTCACCGCGCCGTCCTGGCCCGCGAACACCTCCACCGACCCGGCCGCCTGGAGCCCCCCGACGCGGTCGCCGGGGGCGCCGACGAGGACCTCGTCCCGGCCGTCGCCGTTCAGGTCCGCCCGTCCCAGGGACGTGCCGAACCAGTCGTTGGTGTTCCCCGCGTTCCGGTAGCCGTCCGCGGTGGAGGACAGGACGGTCCGGTCGGCCTCGTAGAAGGACTCGGCCCCGCCGTAGAAGACGTAGGCCGCGCCGGCGTCGCGGCCGAGGTCGACGTCCTGGCCCTCGGACCCGATGACGAGGTCCTCCTCGCCGCCGTGGCCGAAGGAACCGGCCACGAGGGCGGAGCCGAAACCGTCGCGGGCCCGCATGTCCCCGCCCGGGACCGCTCCCTCGACGAGGACCTGCGGCCGCGTCGTGTCGACGCCCCAGGCGTCGCCGCGCAGGACGGTGACGACCCCGGCACCCGGTTCGGAGACCACGGAAGCCTGCGGCGCCCCGATGGCGACGTCCTCGTGGTGGCTGCCCACGAAACGCCCGACGGCCAGGGTGACCCCGAAGCTCGGACGGGGTGCGCCGCCCGGCAGGTCGGTCGGGGTGACGGTGCGGCCGTTCACGGAGGTGATCCCGTCCTCGCCACCGTGCAGGAGGGTGATCCGTTGCGTCCCGGGGGATCCGGCGACGAGGTCGTCGAAACCGTTCCCCGTGACGTCGCCGGTCGCGACCGCGCGGCCGAACTGCGAGCCGTTCGCGGGGAAACCCTGCCCGACCTGCCCGTCGGTCCAGACGGAGTCCGGTTCGAGCACGGTGGAGTTCCCGTTCCACTCGTCCACCCCGCGCAGGACGCTGACGCTGCCGCCGCGGATCCCGCCGCTGGTGTCGCCGGGGGCGCCGACGGCCAGGTCGGCGCGGCCGTCGCGGTCGAAGTCGCCCGCGGCCAGGGCCCAGCCGAAGTCCTCGGACGTGCCCGCGGTGCCGGGGACCCCGGCACCCTGCCGGTACTCGCGGCTGCCGGTGGCGGTGAGACCGCCCGGGCCGCCCTTGAGGACGACGACGCTGCCG contains:
- a CDS encoding FG-GAP and VCBS repeat-containing protein, with protein sequence MQRNTSTTRSRFVPAVTAGVLATCLGAVAGAPAAHADGGVGISSDFNGDGYEDLAIGSPYQAVRGKADAGTVTVSYGGFGGVSAGGTQLWHGDSPQLDGSASDHEFFGTALAAADFDGDGYADLAVGVPGNGSGATGAGSVVVLKGGPGGLTATGSREYRQGAGVPGTAGTSEDFGWALAAGDFDRDGRADLAVGAPGDTSGGIRGGSVSVLRGVDEWNGNSTVLEPDSVWTDGQVGQGFPANGSQFGRAVATGDVTGNGFDDLVAGSPGTQRITLLHGGEDGITSVNGRTVTPTDLPGGAPRPSFGVTLAVGRFVGSHHEDVAIGAPQASVVSEPGAGVVTVLRGDAWGVDTTRPQVLVEGAVPGGDMRARDGFGSALVAGSFGHGGEEDLVIGSEGQDVDLGRDAGAAYVFYGGAESFYEADRTVLSSTADGYRNAGNTNDWFGTSLGRADLNGDGRDEVLVGAPGDRVGGLQAAGSVEVFAGQDGAVSNSHARTTWHQGLFPNVANALNSPSVHYGRGLSR